In Kryptolebias marmoratus isolate JLee-2015 linkage group LG11, ASM164957v2, whole genome shotgun sequence, the following proteins share a genomic window:
- the fjx1 gene encoding four-jointed box protein 1, with protein MRALSANLFALLLMCALASVFYVWSALESRLERHKRRFSGPGGGSFRQGLSEDLSAKTFRALLAVPAAQRPHFLGARFKARNLTEPAAPAGSRDYRVNEDNKRSGRRAEPVKLGSPVAGGVFWSDWLEDLLPVGFTEEYAQNWRQKARTSRVVKLEPGCGRISNQVATFADGTKACVRYGINADQVQGETLTYYLASLLGIPNLPPLALSQLHGDSEQWAAVRTRISGLQWSDGAVVSLTEWISNLTGVVTPAPLRQESSGLHPALEGLGNRTAAELLELVQWTDLILFDYLTANFDRLVSNLFSLQWDSRVMERDTNNLLRTPGGDLVFIDNEAGLVHGFRVLSMWEKYHSSVLSSVCLFRRGTTQRVAELHRRRDSRRRLLGLYTDREPLSQELGFLSDEHAGLLQDRIDRLYKHIVHCKGKYSQE; from the coding sequence ATGAGGGCTCTGTCAGCAAACTTGTTCGCTTTGCTCCTGATGTGCGCCCTGGCCAGCGTTTTCTACGTGTGGAGCGCGCTGGAGAGCCGCTTGGAGCGACACAAGCGGAGGTTCTCGGGACCGGGAGGAGGGTCCTTTCGCCAAGGTCTCTCGGAAGACCTCTCCGCGAAAACCTTCCGAGCTCTGCTCGCCGTTCCGGCGGCGCAAAGACCGCACTTCCTGGGGGCCAGATTTAAGGCTCGCAACCTCACCGAGCCAGCTGCCCCCGCGGGGAGTCGGGATTATCGCGTGAATGAGGACAACAAGAGGTCAGGGCGGCGGGCGGAGCCGGTCAAGTTAGGCTCCCCGGTGGCTGGCGGGGTGTTCTGGAGCGACTGGCTGGAAGATCTCCTCCCTGTGGGGTTCACGGAGGAGTACGCTCAGAACTGGAGGCAGAAAGCGAGGACATCCCGGGTGGTGAAGCTGGAGCCTGGATGCGGCAGGATATCCAATCAGGTGGCCACGTTTGCTGACGGGACTAAAGCGTGCGTGCGTTACGGGATCAACGCGGACCAGGTGCAGGGAGAAACTTTGACTTATTACCTCGCCAGCTTGCTCGGCATCCCAAACCTGCCCCCGCTCGCACTGTCCCAGCTGCACGGCGACAGCGAGCAGTGGGCGGCGGTGAGGACGCGCATCAGCGGGCTGCAGTGGAGCGACGGCGCCGTGGTTTCTCTCACCGAGTGGATCTCCAACCTGACCGGGGTCGTCACACCTGCACCGCTCAGGCAGGAGAGCAGCGGGCTGCATCCTGCGCTGGAGGGGCTCGGGAACAGGACGGCGgcggagctgctggagctcgTGCAGTGGACCGACCTGATCCTGTTCGACTACCTGACCGCCAACTTCGACAGGCTCGTCAGCAATCTGTTCAGCCTGCAGTGGGACTCGCGCGTCATGGAGAGGGACACGAACAACCTCCTGAGGACACCTGGCGGTGACCTTGTGTTCATAGACAACGAGGCCGGACTCGTGCACGGCTTTCGGGTGCTGAGCATGTGGGAGAAGTACCACAGCTCGGTGCTGAGCTCCGTGTGTCTGTTCAGGAGGGGGACCACGCAGCGCGTGGCGGAGCTGCACAGGCGCAGAGACTCCAGGCGCAGGCTGCTGGGGCTCTACACTGACCGCGAGCCTCTGTCGCAGGAATTAGGATTTCTCTCAGACGAGCACGCGGGGCTCCTCCAGGACAGAATCGATCGGCTGTACAAACACATTGTGCATTGTAAAGGGAAGTACAGCCAGGAGTGA